One window from the genome of Longimicrobium terrae encodes:
- a CDS encoding PD-(D/E)XK nuclease family protein, whose protein sequence is METAVQRSTQLSWSHSRGRLLEECPRAYYWRYYGSQDGWRRGPGTPPDAELAWRLKHLTTLHSVLGQAIHESAREIATAIQERRAAPDEGRLTDQVRIALHAACAVRRADFLRDPKRYPLLQSVYYTGTFDPREVAAVRSKLKPCVRNLLASPVWEAARMLPPEGLIVVDSLSTAELDGTPVYAAPDLVMAGPGGECTFVDWKSGKRGDPDVHAQIATYAWFAQRRLGLVFGEGRWSGRAVYLAESDEEGFTITRLDLMRAEHRIRESVEGMRQCLSDPQANLPKSRSSFPLALPAFRHRCRGCRYFQLCKAELTRPGYGDSGLPGDA, encoded by the coding sequence ATGGAAACGGCCGTGCAGCGCTCAACGCAACTCTCTTGGTCGCATTCGCGCGGGCGGCTCCTGGAGGAGTGCCCGCGTGCGTATTACTGGCGCTACTACGGCTCGCAGGATGGGTGGCGCCGCGGTCCAGGTACGCCGCCCGACGCGGAACTCGCCTGGCGGCTGAAGCACCTTACGACCCTACACTCGGTCCTTGGACAGGCGATTCACGAGTCCGCGAGGGAGATCGCCACCGCGATCCAAGAGAGGCGGGCGGCGCCGGACGAGGGCCGGCTGACGGACCAGGTGAGAATCGCGTTGCACGCGGCCTGCGCGGTCCGCCGCGCCGACTTTCTCCGCGACCCGAAACGGTATCCGCTGCTGCAATCGGTCTACTACACTGGGACCTTCGACCCCCGCGAGGTCGCCGCCGTCCGTTCGAAGCTGAAGCCATGTGTACGGAATCTTCTGGCTTCCCCTGTTTGGGAGGCAGCGCGCATGCTTCCGCCGGAGGGGCTGATCGTGGTGGACTCGCTTTCCACCGCGGAACTGGACGGCACCCCGGTGTACGCCGCGCCGGACCTCGTCATGGCGGGGCCGGGCGGGGAATGCACGTTCGTCGACTGGAAGTCTGGGAAACGCGGGGACCCGGACGTTCACGCGCAGATCGCCACCTATGCGTGGTTCGCCCAGCGACGGCTTGGGCTCGTCTTCGGGGAAGGGAGGTGGAGTGGGAGGGCTGTGTACCTGGCAGAGAGCGACGAAGAGGGGTTTACGATCACGCGCCTGGATCTCATGCGCGCCGAACACCGCATCCGGGAGAGCGTTGAGGGCATGCGCCAGTGCCTATCCGACCCACAGGCGAACCTGCCGAAGAGCCGTAGCTCATTTCCGCTCGCCCTCCCAGCATTTCGGCATCGTTGCCGCGGGTGCAGGTACTTTCAACTTTGCAAGGCTGAACTTACCCGTCCGGGATATGGGGACAGCGGATTGCCAGGTGATGCGTAG